In the genome of Piliocolobus tephrosceles isolate RC106 chromosome 20, ASM277652v3, whole genome shotgun sequence, one region contains:
- the SNPH gene encoding syntaphilin isoform X1, which translates to MPGSGPSERMTWPGPALSAGPPTRPLSSAPGIPPIPPLTRTRSLMAMSLPGSRRTSAGSRRRTSPPVSVRDAYGTSSLSSSSNSGSYKGSDSSPTPRRSMKYTLCSDNHGIKPPTPEQYLTPLQQKEVCIRHLKARLKDTQDRLQDRDTEIDDLKTQLSRMQEDWIEEECHRVEAQLALKEARKEIKQLKQVIDTVKNNLIDKDKGLQKYFVDINIQNKKLETLLHSMEVAQNGMAKEDGTGESAGGSPARSLTRSSTYTKLSDPAVCGDRQPGDPSNGSAEDGADSGFAAADDTLSRTDALEASSLLSSGVDCGTEETSLHSSFGLGPRFPASNTYEKLLCGMEAGVQASCMQERAIQTDFVQYQPDLDTILEKVTQAQVCGTDPESGDRCPELDAHPPGPRDPNSAVVVMVGDELEAPEPITRGPTPQRPGANPNPGQSVSVVCPVEEEEEAAAAEKEPKSYWSRHYIVDLLAVVVPAVPTVAWLCRSQRRQGQPIYNISSLLRGCCTVALHSIRRISCRSLSQPSPSPAGGGSQL; encoded by the exons ATGCCGGGCAGCGGCCCCAGCGAGAGGATGACGTGGCCTGGCCCGGCCCTTTCTGCGGGCCCCCCAACCCGCcctctctcctcagcccctgggATACCACCCATCCCACCACTTACTCGGACCCGCAGCCTCATGGCCATGTCCCTGCCGGGAAGTAGACGGACCTCTGCTGGATCCCGCAG GCGCACCTCTCCACCTGTGAGTGTGCGGGATGCCTACGGCACCTCTTcgctcagcagcagcagcaattcCGGCTCCTACAAGGGCAGTGACAGCAGTCCCACGCCAAG GCGCTCTATGAAATACACACTGTGCAGTGACAACCATGGCATCAAGCCCCCGACCCCGGAGCAGTACCTGACCCCCCTGCAGCAGAAGGAGGTGTGCATCCGGCACCTGAAAGCCCGGCTGAAGGACACGCAGGACCGGCTCCAGGACCG GGACACGGAGATCGATGACCTGAAGACGCAGCTGTCACGCATGCAGGAGGACTGGATTGAGGAGGAGTGCCACCGCGTGGAGGCCCAGCTGGCCCTGAAGGAAGCCCGAAAGGAGATCAAGCAGCTCAAGCAGGTCATTGACACTGTCAAGAACAACCTGATTGATAAGGACAAGGGGCTGCAGAAGTACTTCGTGGACATCAACATCCAGAACAAGAAGCTGGAGACGCTGCTGCACAGCATGGAGGTGGCCCAGAACGGCATGGCCAAGGAGGATGGCACCGGGGAGTCAGCCGGCGGGTCCCCTGCCCGCTCCCTCACCCGCAGCTCCACCTACACCAAGCTGAGTGACCCGGCCGTCTGTGGTGACCGCCAGCCGGGCGATCCCTCCAATGGCTCTGCTGAGGATGGGGCAGACAGTGGCTTTGCGGCAGCCGATGACACACTGAGCCGGACGGACGCACTGGAGGCCAGCAGCCTGCTGTCGTCCGGGGTGGACTGTGGCACCGAGGAGACCTCGCTGCACAGCTCCTTTGGCCTGGGCCCCCGCTTCCCCGCCAGCAACACCTATGAGAAGCTGCTGTGTGGCATGGAGGCTGGCGTGCAGGCCAGCTGCATGCAGGAGCGTGCCATCCAGACAGACTTCGTGCAGTACCAGCCTGACCTTGACACCATCCTGGAGAAAGTGACCCAGGCCCAGGTCTGTGGGACAGACCCTGAGTCAGGGGACAGGTGCCCAGAGCTGGACGCTCACCCTCCGGGGCCCAGAGACCCCAACTCagcagtggtggtgatggtgggtgACGAGCTAGAGGCCCCAGAGCCCATCACCCGTGGACCCACCCCACAGCGGCCTGGTGCCAACCCCAACCCTGGCCAGTCGGTGAGTGTGGTGTGCCccgtggaggaggaggaggaggctgccgCAGCTGAGAAGGAGCCCAAGAGCTACTGGAGCCGCCACTACATCGTGGATctgctggctgtggtggtgccgGCCGTGCCCACGGTGGCCTGGCTTTGCCGCTCCCAGCGGCGCCAGGGCCAGCCCATCTACAACATCAGCTCCCTGCTGCGGGGCTGCTGCACTGTGGCCTTGCACTCCATCCGCAGGATCAGCTGCCGCTCGCTGAGCCAGCCGAGTCCCAGCCCGGCGGGCGGCGGCTCCCAGCTCTGA
- the SNPH gene encoding syntaphilin isoform X2: MAMSLPGSRRTSAGSRRRTSPPVSVRDAYGTSSLSSSSNSGSYKGSDSSPTPRRSMKYTLCSDNHGIKPPTPEQYLTPLQQKEVCIRHLKARLKDTQDRLQDRDTEIDDLKTQLSRMQEDWIEEECHRVEAQLALKEARKEIKQLKQVIDTVKNNLIDKDKGLQKYFVDINIQNKKLETLLHSMEVAQNGMAKEDGTGESAGGSPARSLTRSSTYTKLSDPAVCGDRQPGDPSNGSAEDGADSGFAAADDTLSRTDALEASSLLSSGVDCGTEETSLHSSFGLGPRFPASNTYEKLLCGMEAGVQASCMQERAIQTDFVQYQPDLDTILEKVTQAQVCGTDPESGDRCPELDAHPPGPRDPNSAVVVMVGDELEAPEPITRGPTPQRPGANPNPGQSVSVVCPVEEEEEAAAAEKEPKSYWSRHYIVDLLAVVVPAVPTVAWLCRSQRRQGQPIYNISSLLRGCCTVALHSIRRISCRSLSQPSPSPAGGGSQL, encoded by the exons ATGGCCATGTCCCTGCCGGGAAGTAGACGGACCTCTGCTGGATCCCGCAG GCGCACCTCTCCACCTGTGAGTGTGCGGGATGCCTACGGCACCTCTTcgctcagcagcagcagcaattcCGGCTCCTACAAGGGCAGTGACAGCAGTCCCACGCCAAG GCGCTCTATGAAATACACACTGTGCAGTGACAACCATGGCATCAAGCCCCCGACCCCGGAGCAGTACCTGACCCCCCTGCAGCAGAAGGAGGTGTGCATCCGGCACCTGAAAGCCCGGCTGAAGGACACGCAGGACCGGCTCCAGGACCG GGACACGGAGATCGATGACCTGAAGACGCAGCTGTCACGCATGCAGGAGGACTGGATTGAGGAGGAGTGCCACCGCGTGGAGGCCCAGCTGGCCCTGAAGGAAGCCCGAAAGGAGATCAAGCAGCTCAAGCAGGTCATTGACACTGTCAAGAACAACCTGATTGATAAGGACAAGGGGCTGCAGAAGTACTTCGTGGACATCAACATCCAGAACAAGAAGCTGGAGACGCTGCTGCACAGCATGGAGGTGGCCCAGAACGGCATGGCCAAGGAGGATGGCACCGGGGAGTCAGCCGGCGGGTCCCCTGCCCGCTCCCTCACCCGCAGCTCCACCTACACCAAGCTGAGTGACCCGGCCGTCTGTGGTGACCGCCAGCCGGGCGATCCCTCCAATGGCTCTGCTGAGGATGGGGCAGACAGTGGCTTTGCGGCAGCCGATGACACACTGAGCCGGACGGACGCACTGGAGGCCAGCAGCCTGCTGTCGTCCGGGGTGGACTGTGGCACCGAGGAGACCTCGCTGCACAGCTCCTTTGGCCTGGGCCCCCGCTTCCCCGCCAGCAACACCTATGAGAAGCTGCTGTGTGGCATGGAGGCTGGCGTGCAGGCCAGCTGCATGCAGGAGCGTGCCATCCAGACAGACTTCGTGCAGTACCAGCCTGACCTTGACACCATCCTGGAGAAAGTGACCCAGGCCCAGGTCTGTGGGACAGACCCTGAGTCAGGGGACAGGTGCCCAGAGCTGGACGCTCACCCTCCGGGGCCCAGAGACCCCAACTCagcagtggtggtgatggtgggtgACGAGCTAGAGGCCCCAGAGCCCATCACCCGTGGACCCACCCCACAGCGGCCTGGTGCCAACCCCAACCCTGGCCAGTCGGTGAGTGTGGTGTGCCccgtggaggaggaggaggaggctgccgCAGCTGAGAAGGAGCCCAAGAGCTACTGGAGCCGCCACTACATCGTGGATctgctggctgtggtggtgccgGCCGTGCCCACGGTGGCCTGGCTTTGCCGCTCCCAGCGGCGCCAGGGCCAGCCCATCTACAACATCAGCTCCCTGCTGCGGGGCTGCTGCACTGTGGCCTTGCACTCCATCCGCAGGATCAGCTGCCGCTCGCTGAGCCAGCCGAGTCCCAGCCCGGCGGGCGGCGGCTCCCAGCTCTGA